From Candidatus Hydrogenedentota bacterium, a single genomic window includes:
- a CDS encoding ABC transporter substrate-binding protein: MSNIEDIRPRRRTRALWAAAIAAAIGTLVVLALPGPPPRKYPGRIPVRFWHMWTAEWKDVVDDIVDRFNESQNVYEVIPLSIPYTAADSKFLLAVAGGDPPDVMAQWNSVIPKWADSKLIIPLDDLMTPGEWQEFQETVYPAAQKIGMYQGRLYGVTTGLNIRANYIRLDHLREAGLSPDDIPETLEELCVWSQQLHRFNESGDLIRIGFMPQNLYDYAPAFGGGFYDWKTGQVQIDTPENRAALQFLVDERRKLGFDKVVRFISGLAIGLGNVEWPFISGSYTITADGQWRVEQLRKYAPELEYITRPVPPPKGGKEHAGWVNGNFMIIPRGAACVQGAWEFIKFWSGLENPERAAEFYTWGGWLPLSPAIAEAPIFRKYVEEFPQFQTFLDMLPSENMLPMPPVPYQVFLWDRLIQADEAAMRGTLTAEEALDRFEREIARERASRKELGYEE, translated from the coding sequence ATGTCCAACATCGAAGACATACGGCCACGCAGACGGACGCGGGCCCTCTGGGCCGCCGCCATTGCCGCCGCGATTGGGACGCTCGTGGTGCTGGCATTGCCGGGTCCGCCCCCGCGCAAATACCCCGGCCGCATCCCCGTCCGATTCTGGCACATGTGGACCGCCGAATGGAAAGACGTGGTCGACGACATCGTAGACCGCTTCAACGAGAGCCAGAACGTCTATGAAGTGATTCCGCTGTCCATACCGTACACGGCGGCGGATTCGAAGTTTCTGCTCGCAGTCGCGGGCGGCGACCCGCCAGACGTGATGGCGCAATGGAACTCGGTCATTCCGAAATGGGCCGACAGCAAGCTCATCATCCCGCTCGACGACCTGATGACGCCCGGGGAATGGCAGGAATTTCAGGAGACGGTCTATCCGGCCGCGCAGAAGATCGGCATGTATCAAGGGAGGCTTTATGGAGTCACGACGGGGCTCAACATCCGCGCGAACTACATCCGCCTCGACCATCTGCGCGAGGCCGGCCTCTCCCCCGATGATATTCCTGAAACGCTCGAAGAATTGTGCGTATGGAGCCAGCAGCTTCACCGGTTCAATGAAAGCGGCGACCTCATCCGCATCGGATTCATGCCACAGAACCTGTACGACTACGCCCCGGCCTTCGGCGGCGGGTTCTACGACTGGAAGACCGGCCAGGTGCAGATTGACACGCCGGAAAACCGGGCGGCCCTCCAGTTTCTGGTGGACGAACGCCGAAAGCTGGGCTTCGACAAGGTCGTCCGGTTCATCTCGGGGCTCGCAATCGGGCTTGGCAACGTCGAGTGGCCGTTTATCAGCGGGTCATACACGATCACGGCGGACGGGCAGTGGCGGGTCGAGCAACTGCGAAAGTACGCGCCCGAACTCGAGTACATCACCCGGCCCGTTCCGCCGCCCAAGGGCGGAAAAGAACACGCGGGATGGGTCAACGGCAATTTCATGATCATCCCGCGCGGCGCGGCATGCGTCCAGGGCGCCTGGGAGTTCATCAAGTTCTGGAGCGGACTCGAGAACCCCGAGCGCGCGGCCGAATTCTATACCTGGGGCGGGTGGCTCCCTTTGTCTCCCGCTATTGCCGAAGCCCCCATCTTCCGCAAATACGTCGAGGAGTTTCCCCAGTTCCAGACATTTCTCGACATGCTTCCCAGCGAAAACATGCTCCCCATGCCGCCCGTACCCTACCAGGTATTCC